In one Colletotrichum destructivum chromosome 2, complete sequence genomic region, the following are encoded:
- a CDS encoding Putative U3 small nucleolar RNA-associated protein produces MAKDQPFEQFSDEEEEEEVTSSEESELEEETPRQRKPKPVFDEKDSDEEELEKLVLGGKADFREQLFRNDVLGDIERLEKEQKLQLTKPDDPTLEDVADHDLFFLDTGVPTAKGSQASKAANQEQTAAEGAPAWEDSDDERLTVSLATATRLRKLRLTEAEDVVSGAEYSRRLRTQFLRLNPLPKWAQDSEEGRPAKRRRRSSAAATASDSSISSDEEGDDSSDTELSAAPLDKFLRDVRRLAGRDATGKTRLRPEVIDIQRTREIPDTHKAAVNNLSFHPKYPVLLSSSVSSVLYLHHLNPTAHPTPNPMLTSVQAKGVDVRRAEFLYPAGDQIFFAGRRKFFHSWDLESGHVQKTSQIQGHRLEHKTMERFKLSPCGRYMGLVASTRKGGGIINIVSTESRQWIAAARLDSRHGIADFAWWSTGDGLSILGKDGSVGEYSMEERKFLAVWRDEGCVGGIVIALGGHRGPELLGDDRWVAVGSSSGITNIYDRETLVKTSKTGEVSVETQPEPARRFEQLVTPITVLTFSPDGQLLAFGSRETKDALRLVHLPSCTVYRNWPTAQTPLGRITCVAFGRSSELLAVGNDTGKIRMWEIRS; encoded by the coding sequence GAAGCCCGTTTTCGACGAGAAGGATTCcgatgaggaggagctcgagaagctggtCTTGGGAGGGAAGGCCGACTTTCGTGAACAGCTCTTCCGGAACGATGTACTCGGCGATATCGAACGACTGGAGAAGGAGCAGAAACTGCAGCTCACCAAGCCCGACGATCCTACACTAGAGGACGTTGCCGACCAcgacctcttcttcctcgatACCGGCGTGCCCACGGCCAAGGGCTCCCAGGCCAGCAAAGCGGCCAACCAAGAACAGACAGCCGCAGAAGGCGCGCCTGCGTGGGaagacagcgacgacgagcggtTGACGGTCTCTCTGGCGACCGCGACGAGGTTACGGAAGCTACGCCTCACCGAGGCTGAGGATGTGGTCAGCGGCGCCGAGTACAGCAGGAGACTGAGAACACAGTTCCTCCGCCTGAACCCCCTGCCGAAATGGGCGCAAGATTCCGAAGAGGGCCGGCCCGccaagagaagaagacgctcatccgccgccgctaccGCCTCCGACTCCTCAATCAGCTctgacgaagagggcgacgacagcagcgacaCGGAGCTGTCCGCCGCGCCCCTCGACAAGTTCCTCCGCGACGTCCGTCGCCTCGCCGGCAGGGACGCCACAGGCAAGACCCGCCTCAGGCCCGAGGTCATCGACATCCAGCGCACCCGCGAGATCCCCGACACCcacaaggccgccgtcaacaACCTGTCCTTCCACCCGAAATACcccgtcctcctctcctccagcgTCTCGTCCGTGCTGTACCTGCACCACCTCAACCCGACGGCCCACCCGACGCCGAACCCGATGCTCACCTCGGTGcaggccaagggcgtcgatgtccgccgcgccgagtTCCTGTACCCGGCGGGCGACCagatcttcttcgccggccgGCGCAAGTTCTTCCACAGCTGGGACCTCGAATCCGGCCACGTGCAGAAGACGAGCCAGATCCAGGGCCACCGGCTCGAGCACAAGACCATGGAGAGGTTCAAGCTCAGCCCCTGCGGGCGGTACATGGGCCTCgtggcgtcgacgagaaagggcggcggcatcatcaacatcgtCAGCACCGAGTCGAGGCAGtggatcgccgccgcgcggcTCGACAGCCGGCACGGTATCGCCGACTTTGCGTGGTGGAGcaccggcgacggcctctcgatcctcggcaaggacggctccgtcggcgaGTACAGCATGGAGGAGCGCAAGTTCCTCGCAGTGTGGCGCGACGAGGGCTGCGtgggcggcatcgtcatcgcgCTGGGCGGCCACCGGGGCCCGGAGCTCCTGGGCGACGACCGCTGGGTCGCCGTCGGGTCCAGCAGCGGCATCACCAACATCTACGACCGCGAGACGCTCGTCAAGACGTccaagacgggcgaggtcaGCGTCGAGACGCAGCCCGAGCCGGCGCGCCGCTTCGAGCAGCTGGTCACGCCCATCACGGTGCTGACCTTCTCGCCCGACGGCCAGCTGCTGGCGTTCGGCAGCAGGGAGACCAAGGACGCGCTGCGCCTCGTCCACCTGCCCAGCTGCACCGTCTACAGGAACTGGCCCACGGCGCAGACGCCGCTGGGCAGGATCACGTGCGTGGCGTTCGGGCGGAGCagcgagctcctcgcggTTGGTAATGACACGGGCAAGATTAGAATGTGGGAGATACGGAgttag
- a CDS encoding Putative DNA replication complex GINS protein SLD5, whose product MDIDDILREVDPVSHSVPSETRDLQALTRAWVAERSSPELLEWPADDLFERVNDRIKRQIEKVEDMTGDMDPKTNFALIVIQTELERFKFLVRSYLRARIAKIDKHALHYLSSPALRARLSSTELAYATRHQALLHNHYLSSFLSSFPAQLQNLNDTAGNISMIDGPDLDTAVFVRLLRDVDVQGRGTDSDGVVVGREGDILILRWSSAKPVVDAGDAELV is encoded by the exons ATGGACATCGACGATATCCTGCGCGAGGTCGACCCCGTCTCGCACTCCGTCCCCTCCGAGACGCGCGACCTACAGGCCTTGACGCGCGCCTGGGTGGCGGAGCGCTCCTCCCCAGAGCTTTTAGA ATGGCCCGCAGACGACCTCTTTGAGCGCGTCAACGACCGCATCAAGCGCCAGATCGAAAAAGTCGAGGACATGACGGGCGACATGGACCCCAAGACCAACTTCGCCCTCATTGTCATCCAGACCGAGCTCGAGCGCTTCAAGTTCCTCGTCCGGAGCTACCTCCGCGCCCGCATCGCAAAG ATCGACAAGCACGCCCTCCACTATCTCTCTTCGCCCGCCCTCCGCGCCCGCCTCTCCTCGACAGAGCTCGCCTACGCCACCCGACACCAGGCCCTCCTGCACAACCACTacctctcctccttcctctcctccttcccgGCCCAGCTCCAGAACCTCAACGACACGGCCGGCAACATCAGCATGATCGATGGCCCGGACCTCGAcaccgccgtcttcgtccgcCTGCtgcgcgacgtcgacgtccagGGCAGGGGCACCGACtcggacggcgtcgtggtggggagggagggggacaTCCTGATCCTACGGTGGTCCAGCGCCAAACCGGTCgtcgacgcgggcgacgccgagcttgtttga
- a CDS encoding Putative FMN-dependent dehydrogenase, FMN-dependent alpha-hydroxy acid dehydrogenase, active, which translates to MADPGDGDERAPYSAYAVSIYQNGIISGKMPIVTTDPNGLQAQAKKALGPEAFGYVFGGAGELSTMDANRLAFRQWKIVPRFLRPSNPRDLRTELFGVTYESPVLMAPIGVQGIFHADKETGLAAACAELRVPYTLSTAATSTIEEVAEACGDQHRWFQLYWPMDDEITGSILRRAKANSYKVLVVTLDTVTLAWRPTDLDQAYLPMVTGTGNSVAFSDPVFRKKFAEQNDGDAIEDNLISASRYWISEAFPGDHHRWEDLALLKKHWDGPIVLKGVLSVDDARLAVEHGMSGIIVSNHGGRQLDGGVASLEMLPDIVEAVGDKLTVMFDSGIRTGADIVKALALGAKAVFVGRPAIYGLGIAGKEGAKAVIAGLLADLDLTMGLAGFKSISDLKPPILRHVRYGGDVKANL; encoded by the exons ATGGCCGACCccggtgacggcgacgaacGCGCCCCTTACTCTGCATACGCCGTTAGCATCTACCAAAATGGCATCATCTCTGGCAAGATGCCCATCGTGACAACGGACCCCAATGGCTTGCAAGCccaggccaagaaggcaCTGGGCCCCGAGGCCTTTGGTTACGTCTTCGGAGGGGCCGGAGAGCTGTCCACGATGGATGCCAACCGCCTGGCCTTTCGCCAGTGGAAGATCGTGCCTCGCTTCTTGAGACCGAGCAATCCTCGGGATCTGAGAACTGAGCTGTTTGGCGTGACTTATG AATCTCCTGTCCTGATGGCCCCCATCGGCGTCCAGGGCATCTTCCACGCGGACAAGGAGACAggcctggcggcggcctgcgcAGAGCTCAGAGTTCCGTACACCCTCAGCACAGCAGCAACCTCGACAatcgaggaggtcgccgaggcttGCGGCGACCAGCACCGTTGGTTTCAGCTGTACTGGcccatggacgacgagatcacGGGCTCCATCCTGCGCCGCGCAAAGGCCAACAGCTACAAGGTCCTCGTCGTGACCCTTGACACTGTCACCCTGGCCTGGAGGCCCACCGACCTCGATCAGGCGTATCTGCCCATGGTCACGGGCACGGGCAACTCGGTCGCCTTCAGCGACCCCGTCTTCCGCAAGAAGTTCGCAGAGCAGAACGACGGtgacgccatcgaggacaATCTTATCAGCGCCTCCCGATACTGGATTAGCGAGGCGTTTCCGGGCGATCACCACAGGTGGGAAGACCTGGCACTGCTGAAGAAGCACTGGGATggccccatcgtcctcaaGGGCGTGCTaagcgtcgacgacgccaggCTTGCCGTTGAGCACGGCATGTCGGGAATCATTGTCAGCAACCacggcggccgccagcttgacggcggcgtcgcatCGCTGGAAATGCTCCCCGAtatcgtcgaggccgtgggTGACAAGCTCACCGTCATGTTCGATTCCGGGATCCGGACGGGGGCTGACATCGTCAAGGCGCTCGCCCTGGGGGCGAAGGCTGTTTTTGTTGGACGCCCCGCCATTTACGGACTGGGCATCGCGGGCAAGGAGGGCGCAAAGGCTGTGATTGCTGGGCTGCTCGCTGATCTCGATTTGACCATGGGATTAGCCGGCTTCAAGAGCATATCCGACCTGAAGCCGCCTATCCTGCGGCATGTTCGGTACGGCGGAGATGTCAAGGCAAATCTTTGA